The following DNA comes from Enterocloster bolteae.
TCCACCGCGTCCATGTCAATGCCTGTCTTGGTGGAGCCTACATTGACGGAACTGCATACGCGCTCTGTCTGGGACAGCGCCTGGGGAATGGAGAGAATCAGGTTCTTGTCAGCCCTGGTCATGCCCTTGCTCACAAGGGCGGAATAGCCGCCGATGAAGTTTACGCCCACTTCCTTTGCAGCCAGGTCAAGGGTCTTGGCTATGGTGACGAAATCCTCCGGGCGCTTGCAGGCAGAACCACCCACCAGCGCAATGGGGGTGACGGAGATACGCTTGTTGACAATGGGAATACCGAAATCAGCCTCTATATCCTGGCCCGTGGAAACCAGGTCCTTTGCCAGAGTCGTGATTTTCTTATAAATCTTTTCATTGAGAGCCTCAAGATTGCTGTCCACACAGTCCAGAAGGCTGATGCCCAGGGTAATGGTACGCACATCCAGCTTCTCATGTTCAATCATGTTGTAGGTCTCATTTACCTCGTACATATTTACGTTAATCATAGTTCTTTCGTCCCTTTCTTCTGAAATTACAGGCCCGCCCTATCCTCTGGGGATGCCGTTAGATACGGTGCATCTTCAGGAAAATTTCTTCCCGCTGAATCTTCACGCTCACACCGATTTCCTCTCCGACCTGTTCCAGTTCCTGGGCGACTTCGCCAAAGGACTTGGTTATGTTCTCCACGTCCACAACCATCATCATGTTGAAAAATCCCTTTACAATGGTCTGGGTGATATCCAGTATATTAATCTGGTTCTCAGCCAGGTATGTACATACGCCTGCAATGATTCCTACCCTGTCTTTCCCTACTACTGTAATGATTGCCTTATTCATCTTCATTCTCCTCACGCTTTTGTTTTATTGAAATCCGGTGAACGGATATCCATACGTTTTACAGATATATGATTTCACTCATGCAGTCCCTGCTGGCCACGGAAATGGAAAAGTCAGAAGCTCCGTAAGGGCAGTCTCCCTCGTCAATCTCCAGCCGTACGGTCTCGTAGGCCAGCTCCTCGTAATTGTTCTCCTTGCTGAGATGTCCCAAAAGAATTTTTTTCAGTCTGTCGTGAAGGACGCAGTTTAAAAGCCTGCCCGCATTTTCATTGGACAGATGGCCGTGGTCCCCTAAGATCCTTCGTTTCAGGTAATAGGGATAAGGTCCTGTCTCCAGCATCCTGACATCGTGGTTGGATTCCAGGAGCAGGGCGTCCAGCCCCTGAAGATGGTCTATGATATACTGGTCAAAATGTCCCATATCCGTGGCCACAGCCACGGACTTCTCCCCGTTTTGTACGCGGTATGCCACCGGATTCGCTGCGTCGTGGTCAATCTTAAAGGGCTTCACGGTCAAATCGCCTACCATGAAATCCAAATCCGGGCATACCGGAGTCAGAAGCCCTTTATCAAATTTGCCCAGGCTGCCTGCGGCCGCAATCTCATCCAGGGTTTCCCGGGTCCCGTAAATGGGAATCTCATACTTGCGCGACAGCACTCCCAGTCCCTTGATGTGGTCCGAATGCTCATGGGTAATGAGAATCCCGTTTACATCGTTTCCCGTAAGTCCTATCTCATTTAACCCCTGCTGAATCCGCTTGTTGCTGATCCCCGCATCCACCAGCAGGTGGGTGCTGTCAGAACCTATGTAAATACAGTTGCCGCTGCTTCCGCTGGCAATACTTACCATTCTCATGTTTTACAGTCCTTTTGTCTTATTTATTGCATTCTGATTTTGTTCTTCAGGAGTCTGCGGATCTGTTTTCTTGTGTCCTCCACAGAGCCGTTGTTGTCGATAACCGCATCAGAAAACTCCCTGAATCCGGCCTCCGGCGCCTGGCTGTCCATAATGCTTTCCGTTTTCTCCTGTGTGTAACCGCGGCTCTCTCTGAGACGCTCCATGCGGTTCTCCCTCGATGTATAAACATACCACATTTCCCCGCAGTTGTCACGGAATTCTTTTGAGGGAATGGCCGCCTCTATGACCACCAGAGGTTCAGGGCAGGCAAGCGCCTCCCCAAAGGCCGTATTCCATACCAGGGGATGAGTCAGGCGGTCCACCTGGACGCGTTTATCAGGGCAGCCAAAGATTACCTGGGCCATGGCAGGACGGTTGATGGTTCCGTCCTCATTCAGTATGGACGGCCCCAGGAAGTCCACCACAGCCCGGTAGCTCTCCTGCCCTGGCTGCATCAAATCCTTTGCCACCTGATCCGCCTGGATGACACGGAAGCCATACTCCTCCTTCAGTATCTCCAGCACCCGGCTCTTGCCGGACCCCACGCCGCCTGTGATTCCCAATATGAACTTACCGCCTGCGGGGAATGCATTTCTTATATTTTCCATATCCTGCCGCTGCCCCTTTTGATGTCTTTATTTTCCGTGCTTTGTGCTTTGATCTCTTCCTAACTTTCCTACTTGGCGTCAAACCAGGATTTTCCCACTTCCGCCTCCACTTCCAGTGAAACCCTTAAATCCGCGGCATGCTTCATCTTGTCGGTCAGAATCTCCTTAACCGCCTCAATCTCATCCCGGGCCGTCTCAATCAGAAGCTCATCGTGAATCTGAAGGACGATTCTGGATTTTAGGCCGCGCTTTTTCAGCTCCCTGTCCACTGCAATCATGGCTATCTTCATGACGTCTGCTGCGGTTCCCTGAATCGGTGAGTTCATGGCCACGCGCTCTCCGAACTGACGCTGCATAAAGTTGGCGGACTTAAGCTCAGGAATGGGCCGCCTCCTGCCGTACAGGGTCGTCACGTAGCCCTGTTCCTTGCCCTGCTTGACCAGTCCGTCCAGGAATGTCTTAACCCCCGGATAGGTCTCAAAATATTTGTCAATATACTCCACCGCCTCCTTGCGGGAGATGCTGAGTCCCTCGCTGAGTCCAAAGGCGCTGATGCCGTATACAATTCCAAAGTTCACCGCCTTTGCGTTGCGGCGCTGGAGGGGAGTCACTTCATCAAGGGGTACATGGAATACCTGGGAAGCGGTGATGGCATGGATGTCCTGGGCGGAACGATATGCTTCGATCAGCCTCTCATCCCCTGACATGTGCGCCAGGATGCGCAGTTCAATCTGGGAATAATCCGCGTCCACGAACACACAGCCTTCCTTTGGAACAAATACCTTGCGTATTTCCCTGCCCAGGGCCATGCGCACAGGGATATTCTGAAGGTTTGGCTCCGTGCTGCTGATGCGCCCCGTGGCCGTGATGGTCTGGTTGAATTTGCCGTGAATCCTTCCGTCCTCACCGATGTAGGCTGCCAGGCCTTCCGCATAGGTGGAATTCAGCTTTGTCAGCTGGCGGTAGTCCAGGATTTTCTGGACCACCGGATAATCAGGCGCCAGCTTTTCCAGTACATCCGCTGCCGTGGAATAACCGGTCTTTGTCTTTTTGCCTCCCGGAAGCTCCATCTGTTCAAAGAGAATCTCTCCCAGCTGCTTGGGGGAATTGATATTGAATTCATGCCCTGTCTCCTGGTAAATTTCCTGTTCCAGCTTGGCGATTCCCACCTTAAGCCTGTCCCCATATTCCTTTAGCTCAGCCCGTTCCACCTTCACGCCCTCCTGCTCCATATGGAAAAGGCTGTAAATCAGGGGCATCTCTATATCTGTATACAGGCTGTACATTCCCGTATCCTTTAACTGGCCTGCCAGGGGTGCAGCGGCCTTCCACGCGGTATATCCCATGTAGCATACACAGTCTACGGCATTCTTCTCTCCCCTCCACAGGGCATCTCCCAGATCCTCCTTGGCCAGCAGGTCCGCCCTGGAGGGCACGGTAAGCCCCAGATAATCCCTGGCCAGATCGTCGTAGGCATAGGTATCCTTAAGAGGATTCAAAAGATATCCGGCCACTCCCGCGTCATACACAGGATCCGTATCCTTAAGTTCCAGGTACGCAAGCATGGATTTTAAATCCAGGGCCCAGAGCTCTCTGACGCCTGGGTTATCCTGGCCCTGGCTATTCTGTGCCTGGTTATCCTGTTCCTGATTTCTCCCGCACAGCGCCCTGAGCTGTTCCAGAAGATACTCGCCGGTAATCTGCTCTCCTGCCGCCAGACAGTAAATATCCTCCTCGCCCAGGCACAGGGCCAGGCCTGTCACGGGATTCAGCCCGGATCTGGCCTTTTTTCCTGCTTTTACTTCCCCGTTCTCGTCAAAGCTGAAGGACAGCTGCTCTGCTGTCTCCTTTAAAGCCCCGTCCCTGCCAAGTATGAGCTGGAAGCCAGCCAGCCCGGTCTCTGCTGCCCTGCTGAATATTTTATCCGCTGTCTTTATATCCTTCACAAGGGTAAAATGGGTTTTTATATCAGGCGCGGCTGCTTCCTGGGCAGCGGTTTTATCAAAACGGGCCAGGATGGACTTGAATTCCAGACGCTTCATATACTGGTAAGCCTCCGGGGTATACAGGTCCTCAATCCGGGCGTCCTCATAATTAAATTCCACAGGACAGTCCGTACAGATGGCCGCCAGCTTCCTGCTCATCTGAGCCATGTCATAATGCTCCTCCAGAGCCTTCTTAGCCCTGGGGGGCCTAATCTCCTCCAGATGGGCATAGGCGTTCTCTATGGATTTGTACTGGGCGATGATGCTGGTTGCTGTCTTTTCCCCGATGGAAGGCACCCCCGGTATATTGTCGGAGGCATCCCCCATAAGGGCCTTCACATCAATGAATTCCTCCGGCGTCACCTGATACTCCCGCAGCACATCCTCCGGGAAATAGTCCTTGATCTCGGTCACACCCCTGCTGGTCCTGGGAATCCGTATCTTGATGTGCTCATCAGCCAGCTGCAGAAGGTCCCTGTCACCCGATACCACGGATACCTGGATACCCTTGGCCTGACACCGCTTTGCCACGGTTCCCAGTATATCATCCGCCTCAAACCCCTTAAGGGTCATGATAGGAATTCCCATGGCCTTCAGCACATCCTTCATCACAGGAACCTGCTCATGAAGCTCCTGGGGCATGGGCTTTCTCGTGCCCTTATAGGCGTCATACATCTCATGCCGGAAGGTAGGCTCTTTTAAATCAAAAGCAACGGCTGCGTGGTCCGCCTTTTCCTCCTCCAATATCTTCAGCATGATATTTAAAAAACCGTACACTGCGTTGGTATGCAGACCCTCCGAATTCGTAAGGTCCGGTACCCCGTAAAATGCCCGGTTCATAATACTGTGTCCATCAATCAAAACCAATTTGTCCATTAATATGAGTTCCTTTCTGTCTCTGTCACCACATCCTGAACTGAAGCACCAGCACGGCCAGCACGGCCCAGAAGCACAGAGTGTTCACCGCATAGCGGGCTGTTTCCAGGATTCCCAGGGTGTGCACCCTCTGCCGGGACAGCTCCAGAGCTGTCTCCAGGGCTCCCTTGATGTTATAGGTGCCTGTTTCCTGGTCCAGCTGGCGGATACCCACGTCCACTGTGAAGTAAATCTCCAGCTCTTCCCGGCATTCCTCGCAGGTCTCGATGTGTTTTAAGAATTCTTTCAGTTCCTCGTCCGTAATGCTGCCGTTGATATACGGCATCACCAGACGCTCCGCTTCCCTGCAGGTCACAGCCAGCACCTCCTGTCTATCATTTTAATCCAATTCTTCTTACATCATACAATAAATCAGCTTACTTTTCAATGAAAGATTAGGACTCCCATCCCCCCATCCTCCGGTTCCGGACAGACTACCCCTTCCTGTATTCCCTGGGAGATACGCCTGTCAGCCGCCGGAACACATCCCCGAAATAATTGCCGTCCGAGAACCCGCAGGCCATGGCCACACCGGTCACAGAAAGGTCTGTATTGCGCAGCATATCAGATGCTTTCTGCACGCGGATGTAGTTCAGATACTCCTTGAAGCAAAGGCCGGTGGAGCTTTTGAATTTCTTAGAAAAGTAGGTGGGGCTCATATTGGCAAATGCAGCCACCTGCCCCAGCGTCACCCCTTCCTGGTAATGCTGGTTCATATATCTGGCCGCACGCACCATGGCCTCCTCTGCCTCCTCCAGCGCGTGTCCTTCCCTCCGGGCCTCCTGGCAGCGGCCCAATACCACCAGAATCTGGTGCAGGAGGCTGCAAAGCTGTATCTGGCAGTAGCTGTCGCCCTGCTTTTCCTCATCCTGCATCTGAGCCAGCAGTTCCTCTATCTTAGGGCGGAATTCTGAAGGAATGGTGCGTTTGGGCTGTGAAAAGATATGGCCAAAGGCCTCCCTCCCGCAAAGGCTTAAAAAGGAGGTGACCGTGTCCCTGGAGAAATAGATGCCGAAGCGCTCAGCCTCCCAGCTTGGCTCATACAGGGCCTTGTGGACCTCAAGAGGCGGAATGATGGTCATGTCACCCGGTTCCAGGTAATAGATGTCCTGGTTGATGAACATTTTACACTTTCCTGATAACAGATAATAAATCTCATAGTAAGAATGATAATGAGGCCGCTTCATCACAAAGCTGGAGGACCTTCTGATACGACTGACCTGAACGCTTTTATCCTTTAGAATCATGGTATTGCTCATATGCGGTCTTTCTCCTTCCATTTCTCTTTCATAGCCGGAGCGTTATGGCAAAAAAACTGTAATTTTTAGAAAAAATCCCATAAAATCCGTATTATTCCATCTGTTTTTGTTATACCATAAAGCCAACCAAAGGTAAACAAGGAATCAGACAAGGAAATGGAGGAATGACCATGGCTGAAATGACCATGATATCCATGGCTGTAATGGCTGCCACACAAAAAAGCCGCTCCTTTTTGGAAGCAGCAGCCGGGCGTAAGGACCTGTATCTGGAGGAAGGCCTTCTGGAAGAAGGAACTTTGGAGATAGGAACTCTGGGGATAGGCACTCTGGAGAAAGCAGACGTCATATATCTTCCGGATTACAGCAGTCTGGATTTCCGGCAGGTGCGCAAACTTCTGAAGGCAGGAAAACACGTCCTGTTCGGAACCATGGGAGCTGCAGATGCCGGCAGCCTGAAGGCGCTGGCACAGACAGCCGATGAACATGGCGCAGTGCTGTTGGATCACATCCACCTTGCATTTAATCCATGTATGGCATCATTAAAGACAGCGCTGACATGCCTGGGGCCCATTGGGCGGATTCGTCTCCATTCCTGTGAGTATGCCTTCTGCTGTGAGGGGTTACGCATTTCTCCTGTCCGTCCCCCCGCCTGCGTTCCGCCGGGAGGCGCATTGTTTCAGAGGGGCGCCGACTGCCTCTATCCCCTTGTGCATCTCTTCGGCATACCGGAACAGATGGATGCCCAGATGGTGCTCACGGAACATGGAATGGACGCAGCCGGCACTGTCAGGGGATATCTGGGCACCGCCCGAGTGGAGATAGTCTATTCCAAGATATCAGGAAGCCATGTACCAAGTCTGATAGAGGGAGAAAGGGGGAGCCTGTTAATACGTGATTTACGGAATTTAAAGGAAGTGACATATAAAAACCGGTCCGGAGATAAAGATCAACTGGTTTCCTTTTCCGATGAAGCCTGCCGCGCCAGGGAACTGGACCGCTGTATGGCGTTCATAAAGGGAAAATGCAGCTGGCAGCGTCAGCTTGCATCCTCCATACAGACACTTCAGATGATGGATGAAATCAGGGGACATCGGAATTTGTCTGCGGAATATACCGTTTCCTCCCATGGCACCTATGCCTCCGCCATTTAAACAAGCCTCCGCCTTTGTCTGTCAGAAAAAGGCCGGACGCAAAAGACCCACACAGAATCACTTCTGCATGGGTCTTTTTTTGTCTCATGTGCCGTCAATCTGACACGTATAGATGCCGGCAGCGGGACTTGAACCCGCACGCGGTTACCCGCAACAGATTTTGAGTCTGCATCGTCTGCCATTCCGACACGCCGGCTTACAACGCTGATTATTTTATCACAGGATACATATTTTGGCAAGTGTTTTTTCAAAACCTTTGCCATTTTTCCATTCCGGTACTATAATAAAGCAGATAATGAAATAAAGAAATAGAATAACAGAAAAGGCAGGGTACTCTTTCATGGCTGTGAACTACTTCAAAAAAATCGGGGCGCGCCGGCTGCTCATCATGATTATGGGAAATGTATTTCTTGGAATGGGAATCAGTATATTCAAGCTGTCCGGCCTGGGCAACGACCCTTTCAGCGGTATGGTCATGGCCCTGGCCAATATACTGGGCTTCAGCTACGCCTCTTTTTTGCTGGTCATTAACGGCGGACTCTTTATCTTTGAACTGGCCGCAGGCCGCAGACTCATAGGAATCGGCACCCTGGTAAATGCATTTCTTCTGGGATATATCGTCACCTTTTTTAATGGTTTATGGCCCCTGCTGTTTCCTGTGCCGGACACCATGCTCCTGCGCGTGGTCACCGTGCTTGTCGGCGTCATTGTCACCAGTTTCGGCGTGTCCCTGTACCAGACCCCCAATGCAGGGGTTACGCCTTATGACAGTATTTCCCTGATTACTGCAAAGAGCCGCCCTCTTATCCCCTACTTCTGGCACCGGATAGCCACGGATGCAGTTTGCGCCGTCATATGCTTCCTGGCAGGAGGAATCATTGGCCTGGGCACCCTGGTGTCAGCCTTCGGCCTGGGCCCCATTGTCCATTTCTTCAATGTCCAAGTGGCCGGACGGCTGGTAAAAGACTGTTAAGGCAGGTATCTGCCCGCCCAAAACAGTCCCTCCGGCCCTTCCCTTACCTGATTGCCTGCTGGCCGCTGGCCTTATATATTTCATACCATTCATAGTGCTCCAGACGGATGTCCAGGGCCTTAATGGCCGTATCCAGCCTGTCCAGCCTGTTGCTTCCTGAAATAGGAACTGCCCCTGCCGGATGATACATAATCCATGCGTATATGATGGCAGACGGGTCTGCGTCATGCTTCTCGGCAATCCTTTTTATGGTTTTCATAGCCGCAGCGCACAGGCTGTCGTTGGGATCAAACATTCTCCCCCCTGCCAGAGGCGACCATATCATGGGATGGATTCCGGACGCAGTCAGGTCATCCATCATTCCGGAATTAAAATGTTCAAAGCATACAGGGTTCCACTCAATCTGGTTCGTTACCAGCTGTCCGTTGACAGCTCTGTTAAGACCGTTGAATTTATGAGGATCAAAGTTGGAGACGCCCATTTCCCCTATTTTTCCTTCCTTCTTAAGCTCTGTCAGTGCCTTTGCAGTTGATTCAAAATCAATGCAGGGATCCTCACGGTGAATCAGATACAGGTCCAGATGGTCTGTATGAAGCCGCTTCAGGCTCTCCTCACAGGACTGTTTTACCCTGTCGTATCTTGTGTCATAATATCCAAATCCGCCCTCTTTGAAAATACCGGTTTTCGATACCAGCTGGATTTTGTTTCGAATGGCGCGATCCTGTTCAAAGGCCTGCCCCATCAGCGTCTCACAGAGCGTGCCTCCGTAGATTTCCGCCGTGTCAAAGGTGGTGACTCCCCTATCAATACATTCATTCATGAATCGGGCCAGTTCTTCTGCAGACCATTTCCAGCTGTCCAGCCTCCAGAATCCCTGAACCACGGCTGACAATGACAGCCCTTCCGACAATTTAACTTTTTTCACGTTAATCCTCCTTAATTAAGAATTTTTTCTCATATCCAGGGCCACTGCACTGCATATGATAAGTCCCTTTACAATCAACTGCCAGTTGGAATTAACTCCTATGTAGGCAAGTCCATAGCTGATAAAAGTAAATATCAGCACACCGATGATGACGCCGGATACCTTTCCCACTCCTCCGCTCAGAGATACGCCTCCCACCACACAGGAGGATATGGCATCAAATTCATACGCGTTTCCATAAGCCGAGTTGGCGCCTCCGGTCCTGGCCACTTCCAGGATACCTGCCAGCCCTACAAACATGGATTCGATGATAAATACAGTGATGATCACCTTGCTGACATTTATA
Coding sequences within:
- a CDS encoding ACT domain-containing protein, with amino-acid sequence MNKAIITVVGKDRVGIIAGVCTYLAENQINILDITQTIVKGFFNMMMVVDVENITKSFGEVAQELEQVGEEIGVSVKIQREEIFLKMHRI
- a CDS encoding MBL fold metallo-hydrolase, producing the protein MRMVSIASGSSGNCIYIGSDSTHLLVDAGISNKRIQQGLNEIGLTGNDVNGILITHEHSDHIKGLGVLSRKYEIPIYGTRETLDEIAAAGSLGKFDKGLLTPVCPDLDFMVGDLTVKPFKIDHDAANPVAYRVQNGEKSVAVATDMGHFDQYIIDHLQGLDALLLESNHDVRMLETGPYPYYLKRRILGDHGHLSNENAGRLLNCVLHDRLKKILLGHLSKENNYEELAYETVRLEIDEGDCPYGASDFSISVASRDCMSEIIYL
- the coaE gene encoding dephospho-CoA kinase (Dephospho-CoA kinase (CoaE) performs the final step in coenzyme A biosynthesis.), which translates into the protein MENIRNAFPAGGKFILGITGGVGSGKSRVLEILKEEYGFRVIQADQVAKDLMQPGQESYRAVVDFLGPSILNEDGTINRPAMAQVIFGCPDKRVQVDRLTHPLVWNTAFGEALACPEPLVVIEAAIPSKEFRDNCGEMWYVYTSRENRMERLRESRGYTQEKTESIMDSQAPEAGFREFSDAVIDNNGSVEDTRKQIRRLLKNKIRMQ
- the polA gene encoding DNA polymerase I — translated: MDKLVLIDGHSIMNRAFYGVPDLTNSEGLHTNAVYGFLNIMLKILEEEKADHAAVAFDLKEPTFRHEMYDAYKGTRKPMPQELHEQVPVMKDVLKAMGIPIMTLKGFEADDILGTVAKRCQAKGIQVSVVSGDRDLLQLADEHIKIRIPRTSRGVTEIKDYFPEDVLREYQVTPEEFIDVKALMGDASDNIPGVPSIGEKTATSIIAQYKSIENAYAHLEEIRPPRAKKALEEHYDMAQMSRKLAAICTDCPVEFNYEDARIEDLYTPEAYQYMKRLEFKSILARFDKTAAQEAAAPDIKTHFTLVKDIKTADKIFSRAAETGLAGFQLILGRDGALKETAEQLSFSFDENGEVKAGKKARSGLNPVTGLALCLGEEDIYCLAAGEQITGEYLLEQLRALCGRNQEQDNQAQNSQGQDNPGVRELWALDLKSMLAYLELKDTDPVYDAGVAGYLLNPLKDTYAYDDLARDYLGLTVPSRADLLAKEDLGDALWRGEKNAVDCVCYMGYTAWKAAAPLAGQLKDTGMYSLYTDIEMPLIYSLFHMEQEGVKVERAELKEYGDRLKVGIAKLEQEIYQETGHEFNINSPKQLGEILFEQMELPGGKKTKTGYSTAADVLEKLAPDYPVVQKILDYRQLTKLNSTYAEGLAAYIGEDGRIHGKFNQTITATGRISSTEPNLQNIPVRMALGREIRKVFVPKEGCVFVDADYSQIELRILAHMSGDERLIEAYRSAQDIHAITASQVFHVPLDEVTPLQRRNAKAVNFGIVYGISAFGLSEGLSISRKEAVEYIDKYFETYPGVKTFLDGLVKQGKEQGYVTTLYGRRRPIPELKSANFMQRQFGERVAMNSPIQGTAADVMKIAMIAVDRELKKRGLKSRIVLQIHDELLIETARDEIEAVKEILTDKMKHAADLRVSLEVEAEVGKSWFDAK
- a CDS encoding anti-sigma factor family protein, with protein sequence MTCREAERLVMPYINGSITDEELKEFLKHIETCEECREELEIYFTVDVGIRQLDQETGTYNIKGALETALELSRQRVHTLGILETARYAVNTLCFWAVLAVLVLQFRMW
- a CDS encoding AraC family transcriptional regulator — translated: MSNTMILKDKSVQVSRIRRSSSFVMKRPHYHSYYEIYYLLSGKCKMFINQDIYYLEPGDMTIIPPLEVHKALYEPSWEAERFGIYFSRDTVTSFLSLCGREAFGHIFSQPKRTIPSEFRPKIEELLAQMQDEEKQGDSYCQIQLCSLLHQILVVLGRCQEARREGHALEEAEEAMVRAARYMNQHYQEGVTLGQVAAFANMSPTYFSKKFKSSTGLCFKEYLNYIRVQKASDMLRNTDLSVTGVAMACGFSDGNYFGDVFRRLTGVSPREYRKG
- a CDS encoding YczE/YyaS/YitT family protein — its product is MAVNYFKKIGARRLLIMIMGNVFLGMGISIFKLSGLGNDPFSGMVMALANILGFSYASFLLVINGGLFIFELAAGRRLIGIGTLVNAFLLGYIVTFFNGLWPLLFPVPDTMLLRVVTVLVGVIVTSFGVSLYQTPNAGVTPYDSISLITAKSRPLIPYFWHRIATDAVCAVICFLAGGIIGLGTLVSAFGLGPIVHFFNVQVAGRLVKDC
- a CDS encoding aldo/keto reductase gives rise to the protein MKKVKLSEGLSLSAVVQGFWRLDSWKWSAEELARFMNECIDRGVTTFDTAEIYGGTLCETLMGQAFEQDRAIRNKIQLVSKTGIFKEGGFGYYDTRYDRVKQSCEESLKRLHTDHLDLYLIHREDPCIDFESTAKALTELKKEGKIGEMGVSNFDPHKFNGLNRAVNGQLVTNQIEWNPVCFEHFNSGMMDDLTASGIHPMIWSPLAGGRMFDPNDSLCAAAMKTIKRIAEKHDADPSAIIYAWIMYHPAGAVPISGSNRLDRLDTAIKALDIRLEHYEWYEIYKASGQQAIR